The Cryptococcus depauperatus CBS 7841 chromosome 3, complete sequence nucleotide sequence TCGGGACCAAGTTGGTTAAGGATACCAGGTACAAGCTCTGTGAGCTCTTTAGTCTGGCCGGGACCGTAGACAGCAAGAGTGTTGGAGGGAAGGGCGGCGTGTACTTGAACTATAGATGAGTCAGCTTCATGTGTCAAGGGTATTCAGATCCCCTGTTCTCATGCTAGACAGTTCACAGGTGGCAAAACCAATGCGATAAACATAAGGCCACCTTATTCACAGAATTCCTGCTAAATGCACTCCGCTTCGCATTCCATCTaaccttctctttcatcctCTCAACACGTCAAGACACATACTTACCCCTTGGAGCACTAAAGTGCAGCACATTGCCATCCTCCTTAAACATGTTGACTTCTTCCACACCAGTAATGGGTTGAACACCgagcttcttcaaagccGCTTGAAGTTTGCGGTCGTCACCTTGCGAAGCAGTCACAGACTTTTTAACAACTTTTCGTCGAGGAGTACCCTTTCCGCCTATATAGGGCATGATAAAATCGCGGCGCATTCCATAGAGTCGCGTTGCGGCGAGATTGAGTCAAACAAAGCGGTCTATATATCAGCCATGTCCTCACTACTAGTTTACCTTCTATGACTGACCGATGCGGACCTGAGCTTGAAGTTTAGCGagcttttccttgtccatGGTGAATGGCTTTGCTCGAGAGGGTTGGGGTGAAAGagttgttgaaaagatggaattgCTTGATTGTATGAATTGAATCTTGAAATGTACGTTTCGCGGATGGGTAGTCAGATCGGCATTTATCGGGAATAAGTAATTGTGGGAGTGTGTGGCACATTTATGGTCGTCATTTTTTTATCATTTATGCATTAGCAAGAGTATtacaagatataaaagGTAAACACTGGTAGTTGTAATGATTATATACATGTACTTTTTTCGCTGAACATAATCTTAAGATATAAACAAAGTTAGGCAGCCCAACGTTTAGCTTGCAAGCCTAATCAAATTCATTGAACGACGCGACTTattattttctttcaactataacaattctcttcttcaaaacatacaaagaaagagtaaaTATTATTCGCAATGCTCGCTCCGCGTACAGTTCATCGAGCCTATGGACATCCCACTacttcaaaaaaaaatgtaaaCAAGGAAAATGCTCATGCACTTCCCTCGAAAACACCTTCTAGGACCAGTGGTAAGCCGCAAGTTGCGGCACCACAGAGTATGAGGGTCGGATTAGGCATCAAGACAGAGGGCAGAGATCACAACATGCTTCAATCGCAGCTAGGCGGCggcaaaggcaaagtaaaagaaatggatgaTATTGGCAAGTCAAGCTCATTCTCCAACAATTGTTGTTAACAAGTGGTTTAGAGCCAAAGAGGTTATTTGCTAATGTTTCCAAGGGCAACGCGCCACCGTCAAACTCGTTCCCTTCAATGTCATCTATCCCACCCCTCCAGGCTCGCACGCCGGGACCTCGAAGGACCGCTCTGCTACCAACTTTACGTACCCCCGCTCCTTCTTTGCGTTTACTTGTCAATCCTGCTCCGACCCCTTTACCTTCTGCCACACGAGCGAGGCGACGATCAAGACAGTCGTTAACAAGTACAAACGGTTCGACGCCCTTGAAAACTGAACCTgagggaaagaagcaagacTTTGTGACGCCAGCCCCCATTagatgggaagaagagctttCTCTGGGATCGGTGGAAGTGGATCATCTGGAAGAACTggaagaagttgaagaagaagaggatggcgAGCCAGAGTATATGCCGCCTCCCGTACAAGGTAAGCTTGCGCTTGTCCATGTAGATTGCGCTTGCTAAGTTAAACAGAACTGCCATATAATCCGGGCTGGGAAGTGCCTGATTTTGGCGAGCTGTTTGGCAAGTTGTCATCTATGCCTCCGATGTGGGGGATCGGCAACGAGACAACAGAGCCGCCAGATCTTATGTTTAAAGAGGAAATAATTAGGTTAAAACTTTGCGGTGGGTGTTCTTTGGTACCTGCAAATGTGGGCTAATGGTGTTTAGATGATGAgttgttggaagaagattaCCTCAGACCCAAAGTTAAGCCTATCTCTCAACCTatcaaaactcaaaagaCTGCAAATGTCCGACAGACGGGAAGCGGCGCTATCACGGCTTCCCGTCTGGCCCCTGTTCGTCCGCATACTACTATTCAGCGGCGAACTGTTGCGCAATCATCATTCACCCGGGGTGTTTCTTCGCTCCCTTTAGCAAAATCAGTAAAGAAGCCTTTTACATCTAAGACTTCTGCTTCCCAAAAAATCAACACCCAGTCTCAGTTGCTGAAAAAGCAACCAACACACAAAGGAACAGTAAGCAAAGCGAGTAGCCACGAGCAGATTCAAGGTCAGGACGAAATTTTTTTCGAGACTTGGGATgagaaagcagaaacagTGCCTTTTTTGGAACTTGACTTGTCGAATTTGGATCTGTAAAAACGTCGATGGAAGGGGCCTAGAAGTTTAGTATCTTGTCGGCTTCTTGTTTCAGGATGGAGCGGGCGATATGCgacctttttttttcttgtacGCCGAAACatgtttctttttatcCATTATTGTAGACTCACGAAATTACTCTTCTTCGATAATTTAAATTGGCAGTTATTTGCGTAACATTCCTCGTTTTATGCCACTTATCTTGCAGTGTTCAGCTGAGATATTTTTTGACATTGGACCTCGCCAAACTTTGCATTTTAAAGCAAAAGTGATCTTTAAGGAATAGCATAATGAAATTTGGCGCAAACTGTCTTCAAGCATTTATAGCGTGGGCATGATGTGGGATTAGGGTGAAAATCACTATTGGTTAATTACCAAAGATATTCTGTCGAAAGTCAATGGATACGCGGGAATCCAATACTTTCGGCCTTAATGGGTGATCAGACTCACCCTCTCAGCTTTATTGAATTTTCCGGATCACATTCATTTTCGCATCTAGCAAGACTACCAAGCTCATTAAATTTCTACACTTTCAGTAATTAGTGACCACTAATTTCTTCACAGCGTGTAACTTACCTCGATCATGTCTTCACATCACCATTGCGTCGGTGGAGATAGTTACACTTTGTTGGCTATCCCAGCTGCTTGTGTGGCAGTACCCCGCTGAATGCTGATGGATAAGGggcctctttcttccttctcagTCATAGCTTCTACTTATCCACATCTTTGTGTCAAGAGTGTAAGTGATCATAGAAACAGAAAATGTGTGGTATAATCTGCCCAGACGGACTAAAGCCCTAGTTAATAACAACCATTGCCTTATGTCAGCTTGAATCGATGGTGCGACAATGTAAATCCTCAATACAGGGTTGATATGCCGAATTTCAAGATCTGAGCTACTATTATTCACTTTACCTCAATAGTTGTTTGGTGAGCTTTCAAGAACAGTTCAACATTTATGACGGATGCAGCCAGCTCCAAACCTTGCCTGAGCTTTCTATAGGTCGGCTATCCTGAGCCTTCGTTCTTATTTCTCAAGTTGTTATCCAAGTTGGCGATTTGTTGTGATGCGAATGCACTTGCATGCACTTCCTTCTATTCGTCTACCAACAATTAGACTCTCCCGAAAACACCCAATCAAGGCTTTCCAGACTGTTGATTCACAAGCTGCGTCAACACTTTGCCTACATCTGCATCCGATAAATTGGAAAGTTGTGCCTCAGACTCAACGCCGCGCTCTGTAAATTGACATCAGATTACTTCTTTGTGGAGATCGTTGAACAGACATATCGATAGATCGACGAATCCCAAACCTACCAAATCGAACAAATGCCCTAGGAGATATGTTACTTGCTTCTCGAATAAGAAACTTGAGGTCCGGGTTGGCGGACTTTATTGCATGATATGATGATTGGACAAATTGTCTAAACCGTACAATGCCTGAGTGATTTTGCTCAAGATAGCAGGAAATTACCTACTTGATGCCAGCTGAAGCAGGAGAAGTCTGACAAAAGTGTAGACGTATTTCCCGGACTGACTTTGGAATTTGTTTAGCGAACGAGGACATTGAGGTGAATGATGTGACAAAATGGAGTAGAAGTTGTttgaaataaaaataaaaatcCATCTGctgaaaaagtaaaagtagATTCAAAGAGGCGGACATAACCGTCTGTCACGTGGCAATCGCGTGGTTTGGTAACAAGACGTGGAGGTCAAGATTGTTGTTACAATTGCTTTTATTCTTTGAAAATCTATCCAACATGGCTCGCCGTTTTGCCTTGTACGGATTAGTCTCTACCGTGATTGCTTTCTGCGTTGTATCTTCAGCGTTGCGGTCTCGTGCCAACTTTTATGCGGCTATGGTGTCCATTGGGAAAAGTAGCGGGTCAATAATGGTGAGTAGACGGTCAACAGGATAACACTCAGTGTCTTGTAGATTCTAGGCAACTTTGTCTTGTTCAATGTGATTTGTCTAGGTATTGGGCTGAAAAAACTGTTTTTTGGGCAGTTGCGTACAATCGAGTATGAAGTGGGCAACTTAATTCTATTACACGGATGGGAACGAGGACTGACAGCGCATAGCGCTTGTGGGAAAGACTATGGATCTTTACGACAGAATCATTGTTAGCTATGGCTATTTTTCGGTAAATCTCATGAGTTAGTACCAGTCACTCGGGCTTATGCGCGCAGGGATGATTTTTCAATGTCATTTCTGTTTATGTATGGTGTTCTCATCTTTATGAGATGTTTTCATTGGATCACAGCGGATAGAGTCGACTATGTGAGTCAGACATACTTGGGTTTTCTAATGATCTCTAGATGGATCAAATCCCTCCGCCAGGTCCACCAAGGTTGTTCCATGTTCGAATATCATCAATAGTTTCCATCCTGATGGTTTCtgattttctctttatttTCTATTCGCTCGAAAAGATCCTCAAGGAAGGTGCTTCGGCCATTGTCATCTTTGCAGCAGAATTTCTCATATTGCAAGCTTCTATGGCTGGGACAGCAGCAAGATATGCTATTGGCGTCATTGATTTTCGAAGAGCTAGAGGACAAGAGGATGCACCACCATGGGAGGCTAAAAGCATGTACCTGTTCTATGTTGATCTGGTTGTTGGTGAGTCACTATGTCCCAAGTGAATAGAAGGCTCATTTTGAACCAGACTTTCTCAAACTCTCCACCTACCTCATGTTTTTTGCTGTCATTTTAATGAACTACggtcttcctcttcatatCCTTCGAGATGTGTATATGACACTCAACTCTTTC carries:
- a CDS encoding nascent polypeptide-associated complex subunit beta; translation: MDKEKLAKLQAQVRIGGKGTPRRKVVKKSVTASQGDDRKLQAALKKLGVQPITGVEEVNMFKEDGNVLHFSAPRVQVHAALPSNTLAVYGPGQTKELTELVPGILNQLGPDSLANLRRLAESYQSMTARQAAAAAAAGGAGAGEATADGDDEIPDLVENFDEAEVKKSDLEELE